Proteins from one Faecalibacterium sp. I3-3-33 genomic window:
- a CDS encoding transporter substrate-binding domain-containing protein: MNVTKRARTCGGLAILMTMLLLTALLSLSASAAETVSQHERVRVGFFAMDGYHMMDEDGNRSGYGYDFLRLMARYWDVDYEYVGYDKSWEEMQQMLIDGEIDMVTSARRTPEREELFDFSRPIGTNNGILTVRSDNSTIVEGKYSTYDGMRVALLRGNSRNDEFAEYARTKGFTYKPVYFDSAEEIAEALQNGTVDAIVTSSLRKTNNERTLEKFGSSDFYVIVKKGNTELLNKINYAIDQMNAAEGSWKTTLYNKNYETTDTKNLEYTEEEKRIIAQYSKENPLHVLCDPTRYPYSYTENGEVKGILPDYFRKIADYAGLSYEFLVPATRDEYIAYQSNKDAVNISIDARLDTDNYAETKEWGLTAPYITMRMARVTRRDFDGKINVVTTVNQTASTSIEDVLAPGAEKLMCSTRQEMMEAVRNGKADAAFVYYRMAQAFVNSDTTGTMTYTLLEQPTFSYRMVVSSTENHALAGILTKAMYAMPDNLVEDLATQYTTYKATNLTLADMIRLHPVTAVAITVFISWMAVTMIIIVNRLRTRRKLQLAAQQKAKEMTVLAEQAQAASKAKSTFLSNMSHDIRTPMNAIIGFTNIALHQDSVPEMHNCLKKIEESSDHLLSLLNDVLDISRIESGKVEFSPVPANITAVTDSVIEIVKGMLLNRELNFEVHREPLQNPYVMTEPVRIREILVNILNNAVKFTKDGGTIRFDAGSRPGADAQHIVICYRIKDTGIGMSEEFQKKLFDEFAQEENGVRTQYKGTGLGMPISKKYVELMGGTITVDSRKGVGTTFTVEIPMELTNAEKVEKTKPLVQHNDLKGIKVLLAEDNDLNAELATILLEDLGMTVTRAADGQEVVDLFAEHPAGTYDIILMDIMMPKMDGHQAAKAIRAMYADRSDAEEIPIIALSANAFSEDVQASLDAGMNGHVSKPLNMEEVTKVIERNLNRP; encoded by the coding sequence ATGAATGTTACAAAGCGAGCCAGAACTTGCGGGGGTCTGGCAATTCTAATGACGATGCTTCTGCTGACGGCATTGCTGTCTCTTTCGGCAAGCGCAGCAGAAACAGTAAGCCAGCATGAGCGTGTGAGGGTTGGCTTTTTTGCAATGGACGGCTATCACATGATGGACGAGGACGGAAACCGCAGCGGTTATGGCTACGATTTTCTCCGCTTGATGGCGCGCTACTGGGATGTAGACTATGAATACGTCGGCTATGACAAAAGCTGGGAAGAAATGCAGCAGATGCTGATCGACGGCGAGATCGACATGGTAACTTCTGCCCGCAGAACGCCTGAGCGCGAAGAATTATTTGATTTTTCCCGTCCGATCGGAACCAACAATGGTATCCTGACTGTCCGCAGCGATAATAGCACCATCGTTGAGGGAAAGTATAGTACCTACGATGGGATGCGTGTTGCACTCCTGCGCGGAAACTCCCGGAACGATGAATTTGCGGAGTATGCACGAACCAAAGGCTTCACTTACAAACCGGTCTATTTCGATTCGGCTGAGGAGATAGCAGAGGCACTTCAGAATGGAACGGTTGATGCCATTGTCACCAGTTCCCTGCGCAAAACGAACAATGAGCGCACCCTTGAAAAATTCGGCAGCAGTGATTTTTATGTGATCGTCAAAAAAGGAAACACTGAACTTCTGAATAAGATAAATTATGCGATTGATCAGATGAACGCTGCCGAAGGCAGCTGGAAAACGACCCTCTATAACAAAAACTACGAAACTACCGATACCAAAAATCTGGAGTACACGGAAGAAGAAAAGCGTATCATTGCCCAATATTCCAAGGAAAATCCCCTTCATGTTCTGTGCGACCCGACCCGGTATCCCTATTCCTATACAGAAAATGGCGAAGTAAAGGGCATTCTCCCGGACTATTTTCGGAAGATAGCAGACTATGCAGGACTCTCGTATGAGTTTCTTGTTCCTGCGACCAGAGATGAGTATATCGCATATCAAAGCAATAAGGATGCGGTAAACATCAGTATTGATGCACGATTGGATACGGATAATTACGCAGAGACCAAAGAATGGGGATTGACCGCTCCCTATATCACGATGCGAATGGCAAGAGTGACGCGGAGAGACTTTGATGGGAAGATCAATGTTGTCACCACAGTCAATCAGACCGCATCCACATCGATCGAAGATGTGCTGGCACCCGGTGCGGAAAAACTGATGTGCAGTACCCGTCAGGAGATGATGGAAGCTGTCCGCAATGGCAAAGCGGATGCAGCCTTTGTCTACTATCGCATGGCACAGGCATTCGTCAACAGCGACACAACAGGTACAATGACCTACACGCTGCTGGAACAACCCACATTCAGCTACCGCATGGTGGTTTCCTCTACGGAAAACCATGCGCTGGCAGGTATCCTGACAAAAGCAATGTACGCAATGCCGGATAATCTTGTTGAAGACCTTGCAACACAGTACACCACTTATAAAGCAACGAATCTGACACTTGCAGATATGATCCGTCTGCATCCGGTCACAGCTGTCGCCATCACCGTATTTATCTCGTGGATGGCGGTCACAATGATCATTATCGTGAACCGCTTGCGGACACGCAGAAAATTACAGCTTGCAGCCCAGCAGAAAGCGAAAGAAATGACTGTCCTTGCAGAGCAGGCGCAAGCAGCCAGCAAAGCCAAAAGCACATTCCTTTCCAATATGTCCCACGACATCCGCACCCCTATGAACGCCATCATCGGCTTTACAAATATTGCATTGCATCAGGATTCTGTGCCGGAAATGCACAATTGTCTGAAGAAGATCGAGGAAAGCTCGGACCATCTGCTGTCCCTGCTGAATGATGTGCTGGATATAAGCCGCATCGAGAGCGGAAAGGTGGAGTTTTCCCCTGTTCCGGCGAATATCACCGCAGTTACAGACAGCGTGATTGAGATCGTGAAGGGGATGCTTCTGAACCGGGAACTGAACTTTGAAGTGCATCGTGAACCGCTGCAAAATCCCTATGTCATGACGGAACCCGTCCGTATCCGGGAAATTCTGGTCAATATCCTGAACAATGCCGTGAAATTTACCAAGGATGGCGGCACCATCCGTTTTGATGCAGGCAGCCGTCCGGGAGCCGATGCACAGCACATCGTGATTTGCTATCGGATCAAAGATACCGGCATCGGTATGAGCGAAGAGTTCCAGAAAAAGCTCTTTGACGAATTTGCACAGGAAGAAAATGGCGTACGGACACAGTATAAGGGCACGGGTCTGGGAATGCCCATCTCAAAGAAGTATGTTGAACTGATGGGCGGCACGATCACAGTAGACAGCCGGAAGGGCGTCGGTACAACCTTTACCGTAGAGATTCCCATGGAATTGACAAATGCTGAGAAAGTCGAAAAAACAAAGCCGCTTGTACAGCACAATGACCTGAAGGGGATCAAGGTGCTTCTGGCAGAAGATAATGATCTGAACGCCGAACTTGCCACGATTCTGTTGGAAGATTTGGGAATGACAGTAACGCGTGCAGCAGATGGGCAGGAAGTTGTTGATCTGTTCGCAGAGCATCCGGCGGGCACTTATGATATTATCCTGATGGACATTATGATGCCTAAAATGGATGGACATCAGGCGGCAAAGGCGATCCGAGCAATGTATGCTGACCGCTCGGATGCAGAAGAGATTCCCATCATCGCATTGTCGGCAAATGCTTTTTCGGAGGACGTTCAGGCATCTCTGGACGCAGGCATGAACGGTCATGTTTCCAAGCCTCTTAACATGGAAGAAGTAACCAAAGTTATTGAGCGTAACTTGAACAGGCCGTAA
- a CDS encoding TRAP transporter substrate-binding protein, producing MRRRTFLAGLGFAALQLAGCTAKLPTTPDYVLTYADNQPAGYPTTQGAQYFADLVQQQTGGKVVIQVKANGEYGSEQQVWEQLAIGGVDFARVSLSVATDDLPRLNVLLPYLYRDADHMWRVLDGSIGAEFLQDFTAQGRVGLSWYDAGARSFYARQPVRSLNDLQGKTIRVQDSQIVIDMIRLLGAVPETTAYSDVYSALETGQVDAAENNWPAYYSMEHYKVARYYMTDEHSRVPEVQLASGRTWDALPEEYRQILQACARASAQYERQLWAQEETAARKAAIAGGCFELPLPEEEMQNFRQLVQPLYRKYCADYLPLVEEIQAE from the coding sequence ATGCGCAGACGGACTTTTTTAGCCGGGCTGGGCTTTGCGGCTTTGCAGCTGGCAGGCTGTACCGCAAAGCTGCCGACCACACCGGACTATGTGCTGACCTATGCCGATAACCAGCCCGCCGGGTACCCCACTACGCAGGGCGCACAGTATTTTGCGGACCTTGTGCAGCAGCAGACCGGGGGCAAGGTGGTCATTCAGGTCAAAGCGAACGGCGAGTACGGCTCGGAACAGCAGGTGTGGGAACAGCTTGCCATTGGCGGCGTAGATTTTGCGCGTGTGTCGCTCTCGGTGGCCACGGACGATCTGCCCCGGCTCAACGTGCTGCTGCCGTATCTCTACCGGGATGCCGACCACATGTGGCGCGTGCTGGACGGCAGCATCGGGGCAGAGTTTTTGCAGGACTTTACCGCACAGGGGCGGGTGGGCCTGAGCTGGTACGACGCGGGTGCCCGCTCGTTTTATGCCCGTCAGCCAGTGCGCAGCCTGAACGATTTACAGGGCAAGACCATCCGCGTGCAGGATTCGCAGATTGTGATCGACATGATCCGCCTGCTGGGTGCAGTGCCGGAGACCACGGCGTACAGCGATGTGTACTCGGCGCTTGAGACCGGGCAGGTCGATGCCGCTGAGAACAACTGGCCGGCCTACTATTCCATGGAGCACTACAAGGTTGCGCGGTACTATATGACCGATGAGCACAGCCGCGTACCGGAGGTGCAGCTGGCTTCCGGCCGCACATGGGACGCACTGCCGGAGGAATACCGGCAGATCCTGCAAGCGTGCGCCCGGGCATCGGCGCAGTACGAGCGCCAGCTCTGGGCGCAGGAAGAAACTGCCGCCCGCAAGGCAGCCATTGCAGGCGGCTGCTTTGAGCTGCCGCTGCCCGAAGAAGAAATGCAGAACTTCCGGCAGCTGGTGCAGCCGCTGTACCGGAAATACTGTGCCGACTATCTGCCGCTGGTGGAAGAGATACAGGCAGAGTGA
- a CDS encoding glycoside-pentoside-hexuronide (GPH):cation symporter: protein MELTLKQKTAFGIGAVGKDMVYALSASYVMYYYQDVLGLSASFVGIVLMAARFFDAFNDPFMGVLVAKTRTRWGRFRPWIFSGTLLNALVLYALFAAPVLDEAALMVYFSVVYILWGVTYTMMDIPYWSMIPAVTRTPKDRENLSMVGRTCAGVGSALIAMFTMLLVGALGGDSERAGFRWVALIVAVIFAVTELVCCISMKETTPSEMKTATVKEMFSALFRNDQAMVVVGSIVLINSALYLTSNFIIYFFKYDLGGAGWKATYTLFSTVGGAAQILGMMVLYPLLRKKFSSTQVFHLSLVLALCGYGTLLVFCLTGLSHSLALLCIPGVVVFACNGMLTVLTTLFLSNSVDYGQLKTGRREESVIFSMQTFVVKAASGVAVFLTGIGLDLIGLVGNTEEAGPVAVQSAGTLLGLRLMMTVLPMLVLAGVLVLFRRKFVLTDARAAEISAQLHGEETHHD, encoded by the coding sequence ATGGAACTGACCCTGAAACAAAAAACCGCATTCGGCATTGGTGCCGTGGGCAAGGATATGGTATATGCCCTGTCGGCTTCTTACGTCATGTATTATTATCAGGATGTGCTGGGGCTCTCGGCAAGCTTTGTGGGCATCGTGCTCATGGCTGCCCGGTTCTTTGATGCCTTCAACGACCCCTTTATGGGCGTTCTGGTGGCAAAGACCCGCACCCGCTGGGGGCGTTTCCGTCCGTGGATCTTTTCCGGTACGCTGCTCAATGCGCTGGTGCTCTACGCCCTGTTTGCCGCCCCGGTGCTGGACGAAGCAGCGCTGATGGTCTACTTCAGCGTGGTGTACATCCTGTGGGGCGTCACCTACACCATGATGGATATCCCCTACTGGTCCATGATCCCTGCCGTGACCCGGACCCCCAAAGACCGGGAGAACCTTTCCATGGTGGGGCGTACCTGTGCGGGCGTTGGTTCAGCCCTCATCGCCATGTTCACCATGCTGCTGGTGGGCGCACTCGGCGGCGACAGCGAGCGCGCAGGCTTCCGCTGGGTGGCATTGATCGTAGCGGTAATTTTTGCAGTGACAGAGCTGGTGTGCTGCATTTCCATGAAAGAAACCACCCCCAGTGAGATGAAGACCGCCACCGTGAAGGAGATGTTCTCCGCCCTGTTCCGCAACGATCAGGCTATGGTAGTGGTGGGCAGCATCGTACTGATCAACTCGGCGCTGTACCTTACCTCCAACTTCATCATCTATTTCTTTAAATATGACCTTGGCGGCGCAGGCTGGAAAGCCACCTACACCCTGTTTTCCACCGTGGGCGGTGCGGCACAGATCCTTGGCATGATGGTGCTTTACCCCTTGCTGCGCAAAAAGTTCAGCAGCACGCAGGTATTTCACCTGAGTCTTGTGCTGGCGCTGTGCGGCTACGGCACCCTGCTGGTGTTCTGCCTGACCGGGCTTTCCCATAGCCTTGCCCTGCTGTGCATCCCGGGCGTGGTGGTGTTTGCCTGCAACGGGATGCTGACCGTGCTGACCACCCTGTTCCTTTCCAACAGTGTGGATTACGGCCAGCTCAAGACCGGACGCCGGGAGGAGAGCGTCATCTTTTCCATGCAGACCTTTGTGGTCAAGGCTGCCTCCGGCGTGGCGGTGTTCCTGACCGGCATCGGGCTGGATCTCATCGGTCTTGTGGGCAACACGGAGGAGGCCGGCCCCGTAGCAGTACAGAGCGCCGGAACGCTGCTGGGTCTGCGCCTGATGATGACCGTGCTACCCATGCTGGTGCTGGCAGGTGTGCTGGTGCTGTTCCGCCGCAAGTTCGTTCTGACCGATGCCCGCGCTGCCGAGATCAGCGCACAGCTCCACGGGGAGGAAACGCACCATGACTGA
- a CDS encoding hybrid sensor histidine kinase/response regulator gives MQTLTRKSACVMLSLLLLLSAVLPVKAAAETAPAKVVRVGSFEDTFNYVNEKGARKGYGYELLATLSGYTGWQFEYVTCDWSDCFEKLKSGEIDIMGDISYTEDRAEEMLFSDEPMGVEKYYLYADLARADISASDFKTLNGKKIGVLMGTEPEVMLTEWEEKYGLETEHVNISNNEDVKQKLANHEIDCFVSLEESFWAERGISTITRVGESGIYYVINKNRPDLKEELDSAMRALDEAAPFYTADLYKRYFSMDYTPILTGEEKAWLKEHGTIKMGFLTSDSGVSTFDPATGELTGVITDYILFAADCLGNQELEFQLVGYDSKEAELDALKSGEIDMIFHCDQNPNLAEEYHFACTNTTWTSNLMAVTNKQHFNENNVNRIAVPQNSLSLKKYLTFYYPQWEIVDCDTQEDAAKLVKDGQADCFVTGISSEENYSKKYSFYSVPLLNPVKSCFAVNSGNSSLLSILNKTIKAMPVNMLVGSIAMYKSSARKVTLSEFIKDNFFMVLLLSSIAVAAVLLTILKLLQKARKAEAAARKAANDTQELNAKLQVAVEKAESANRAKSTFLFNMSHDIRTPMNAIIGYADLASRHLDAPAKLEKYMENIQICGQNLLVLLNNVLDLARIENDKTEIEYSVSDVEKDFRNCIAMFQNQADSKGQTLTVTTHLLYPYVYVDIPHLTEICTNLVSNAVKYTGACGTIRCDVTQKPGKKEGWCDTVITVADNGIGMSQEFQKHIFEPFERERTSTVSKVEGSGIGMGIVKKLVGLMGGTVEVESKIGVGSTFTVTIPCRIASQEETQAKRETTPSDEKSLCGVKILLTEDNDLNAEIATELLREEGCAVDRAKDGVECVDMLEKAANGTYRLILMDIQMPVMNGYDAAKKIRQMDDPQKAGIPIIAMTANAFSEDKQAVLDAGMNDHVAKPINMNILVPTIRKYL, from the coding sequence ATGCAGACCTTGACGCGGAAAAGCGCCTGTGTGATGCTGAGCCTACTGTTGCTACTGTCAGCCGTGCTCCCTGTGAAAGCTGCCGCGGAAACCGCCCCTGCAAAGGTTGTTCGTGTCGGCTCGTTTGAGGACACCTTCAACTATGTCAACGAAAAGGGCGCAAGAAAGGGCTACGGCTACGAATTGCTGGCGACCTTATCCGGCTATACAGGCTGGCAGTTCGAGTATGTGACCTGCGACTGGTCAGACTGCTTTGAAAAGCTCAAAAGCGGCGAGATCGACATTATGGGCGATATTTCCTATACGGAGGACCGCGCTGAGGAGATGCTGTTTTCAGACGAGCCGATGGGAGTGGAAAAATATTACCTCTACGCCGATCTCGCGCGCGCAGACATCTCCGCCTCCGACTTCAAGACGCTGAACGGCAAAAAGATCGGCGTTCTGATGGGAACGGAGCCGGAAGTGATGCTGACCGAGTGGGAAGAAAAATACGGTCTGGAAACGGAACACGTCAACATCTCCAACAACGAGGATGTGAAGCAAAAGCTGGCAAATCACGAGATCGACTGTTTTGTTTCGCTGGAAGAATCCTTCTGGGCAGAGCGTGGCATCTCGACCATAACCCGTGTGGGAGAATCCGGCATCTACTATGTGATCAACAAAAACCGTCCTGATCTCAAGGAAGAACTGGACAGTGCCATGCGCGCATTGGACGAAGCTGCGCCTTTTTATACGGCGGATCTGTACAAACGATATTTCTCAATGGATTATACGCCCATCCTTACAGGGGAGGAAAAGGCGTGGCTCAAAGAGCACGGCACCATCAAGATGGGCTTTCTGACGAGTGACAGCGGCGTCAGCACCTTTGACCCTGCTACCGGGGAGCTTACCGGGGTAATCACGGACTATATTCTGTTTGCAGCAGATTGTCTGGGCAATCAGGAACTGGAATTCCAGCTGGTCGGCTATGACAGCAAGGAAGCAGAACTGGATGCGCTGAAATCGGGCGAGATCGACATGATCTTCCATTGCGACCAGAACCCCAATCTGGCGGAAGAGTATCACTTTGCCTGTACCAACACAACGTGGACCTCCAACCTGATGGCGGTCACGAACAAACAGCACTTTAACGAAAACAATGTAAACCGCATTGCCGTGCCCCAAAACAGTCTCTCTCTGAAAAAGTACCTTACGTTTTATTATCCGCAGTGGGAGATCGTGGACTGCGATACACAGGAGGATGCCGCAAAGCTGGTCAAAGACGGACAGGCAGATTGCTTTGTTACCGGGATCAGCAGTGAGGAAAATTATAGCAAGAAATACAGCTTTTACAGCGTTCCGCTATTGAACCCTGTAAAATCCTGTTTTGCGGTCAATAGCGGAAACAGCAGCCTGCTGTCCATCCTGAACAAAACGATCAAGGCAATGCCGGTCAATATGCTTGTCGGCTCTATTGCTATGTATAAGAGCTCCGCGCGGAAGGTTACCCTGAGCGAATTTATAAAGGATAACTTCTTCATGGTTCTGCTGCTCAGCAGCATTGCTGTTGCAGCTGTTCTGCTCACGATTTTAAAGCTGCTCCAGAAGGCGCGTAAAGCCGAAGCTGCTGCAAGGAAAGCCGCAAACGATACGCAGGAACTGAATGCAAAATTGCAGGTCGCCGTGGAAAAAGCGGAGAGCGCGAACCGCGCCAAGTCCACCTTCCTGTTCAATATGTCGCACGATATCCGCACCCCCATGAACGCCATTATTGGTTACGCAGACCTTGCCTCCCGGCATCTGGACGCCCCTGCAAAGCTGGAAAAATACATGGAGAACATTCAGATATGCGGACAGAACCTGCTGGTGCTGCTGAACAATGTGCTGGACCTTGCCCGCATTGAGAACGACAAGACAGAGATCGAGTATTCGGTTTCGGATGTCGAAAAAGATTTCCGTAACTGCATTGCGATGTTCCAGAATCAGGCAGACAGCAAGGGGCAGACGCTTACGGTGACAACACATCTGCTGTATCCGTATGTCTATGTGGATATTCCGCACCTGACCGAGATCTGCACGAACCTTGTCAGCAACGCGGTCAAATACACAGGTGCCTGCGGCACGATTCGCTGCGATGTCACGCAGAAACCCGGCAAAAAAGAGGGCTGGTGCGATACGGTGATCACGGTTGCCGATAACGGCATCGGGATGTCGCAGGAGTTCCAGAAGCACATCTTTGAGCCCTTTGAGCGGGAACGCACCTCCACCGTCAGCAAAGTGGAGGGCAGCGGCATCGGAATGGGCATCGTGAAAAAGCTGGTCGGGCTGATGGGCGGCACTGTGGAAGTGGAGAGTAAAATCGGTGTTGGCTCCACATTTACCGTGACCATTCCCTGCCGCATTGCATCGCAGGAGGAAACACAGGCGAAACGAGAGACCACTCCTTCGGACGAAAAGAGCCTGTGCGGTGTAAAGATCCTGCTGACCGAGGACAACGACCTGAATGCAGAGATCGCCACCGAGCTGCTGCGGGAAGAAGGCTGCGCGGTAGACCGCGCAAAAGATGGCGTGGAATGCGTGGATATGCTGGAAAAGGCTGCGAACGGAACTTACCGGCTGATCCTTATGGATATCCAGATGCCGGTGATGAACGGCTACGATGCGGCAAAAAAGATACGGCAGATGGACGACCCTCAAAAGGCAGGCATCCCCATCATTGCTATGACTGCAAATGCCTTCTCCGAAGATAAACAGGCGGTGCTGGATGCCGGGATGAACGACCATGTTGCAAAGCCGATCAATATGAACATCCTTGTGCCGACCATCCGGAAATACCTTTGA
- a CDS encoding glycoside hydrolase family 2 protein, with product MRHSFCEDWEFTRHWTEAFGKGLPVPKQEAVRLPHTCREVPLHYASPADYEMVCGYRKRFRVPPVQAAPRLFVRFDGAAHQAVVRVNGRVAGQHRGGYTGFAVEITDLVDREGENLLTVQLDTREDPAIPPFGFVIDYLTYGGLYREVWLEATAESRLTDLFVYTPTLHEAVVQWTAELTPAAVAVRIRLETADGTLLAEQTAQAAETGKMQLSVPDAQPWDTEHPVLHHAVAELLNAAGQPIDRKQVTFGFRTAEFRADGFYLNGKKTFLRGLNRHQSYPYIGYAAPESLQREDARILQEELHCTAVRTSHYPQSPYFLDECDRRGLLVFTELPGWQHIGDAAWKDAACEMLREMILQNRNHPSIILWGVRINESVDDDAFYTRTNKIAHQLDPSRATSGVRYLEKSHLLEDVYAYNDFSHNGTTPGAKPKKDVTPDMGKALLISECNGHMYPTKAFDDGPHRQEHALRHVRVQNAAYASGEHAGCFGWCMFDYQTHKDFGSGDRICYHGVLDSFRNPKLAAAVYASQGDADPVLVVSSSMDIGDNPAGQLGTAYVFSNAQQVRLYKNDVFVTALRQSEWTALPHPPFVMDDTIGELLETQEHFSPSKAAAVRDCLLAAGKYGLAGLPMAYKVKFGWCMLRYKMSFEDGVALYGKYVGNWGGEATRWRFDAVQDGNVVRSVTLCPSAKLHLEVKASRTALQEKDTYDMAAVRVRILDENDTPAPYAQFPVQFTVEGNAALVGPQTAVAEGGMTGTYLRTVGTAGEALLTVSAPQTQPVVLRFTIEKEDAVWN from the coding sequence ATGAGACACAGCTTTTGCGAGGATTGGGAGTTTACACGACACTGGACGGAAGCCTTTGGCAAGGGGCTGCCGGTGCCAAAACAGGAAGCCGTCCGCTTGCCCCATACCTGCCGGGAGGTGCCGCTGCACTATGCCTCGCCTGCCGATTACGAGATGGTCTGCGGCTACCGCAAACGGTTCCGGGTACCGCCGGTACAGGCTGCACCCCGGCTGTTTGTCCGCTTTGACGGCGCTGCTCATCAGGCGGTGGTGCGGGTCAACGGCAGGGTTGCCGGGCAGCACCGGGGCGGCTACACCGGCTTTGCGGTGGAGATCACCGACCTTGTGGACCGGGAGGGCGAAAACCTGCTGACCGTGCAGCTGGACACCCGTGAAGACCCGGCCATCCCGCCCTTTGGCTTTGTCATCGACTACCTGACCTACGGTGGGCTATACCGGGAGGTCTGGCTGGAAGCCACGGCAGAAAGCCGCCTGACCGACCTGTTCGTCTACACGCCCACCCTGCATGAGGCTGTGGTGCAGTGGACAGCAGAGCTTACGCCCGCAGCCGTGGCAGTACGCATCCGGCTGGAGACCGCAGACGGCACCCTGCTGGCAGAGCAGACCGCACAGGCGGCAGAAACCGGGAAGATGCAGCTTTCCGTCCCGGACGCACAGCCGTGGGATACAGAGCATCCGGTTTTGCATCATGCCGTGGCAGAGCTTTTGAACGCAGCCGGACAACCCATCGACCGCAAACAGGTGACGTTTGGTTTCCGCACGGCGGAGTTCCGGGCAGATGGCTTTTACCTCAACGGCAAAAAGACCTTTCTGCGGGGGTTGAACCGACACCAGAGTTATCCTTACATCGGCTATGCCGCCCCGGAAAGTCTGCAGCGGGAGGATGCCCGCATTTTGCAGGAGGAACTGCACTGCACCGCCGTGCGCACCAGCCACTACCCCCAAAGCCCATATTTTCTGGACGAATGCGACCGGCGGGGTCTGCTGGTGTTCACCGAGCTGCCGGGCTGGCAGCACATCGGAGATGCTGCATGGAAAGACGCCGCCTGTGAAATGCTGCGGGAGATGATCTTGCAGAACCGCAATCACCCCAGCATCATCCTGTGGGGCGTGCGCATCAACGAGAGCGTGGACGATGATGCCTTCTACACCCGCACCAACAAGATTGCCCATCAACTGGACCCCAGCCGTGCCACCTCCGGCGTGCGGTATCTGGAAAAAAGCCATCTGCTGGAGGATGTCTATGCCTACAACGATTTTTCCCACAACGGCACAACGCCCGGCGCAAAGCCCAAAAAGGACGTGACCCCGGATATGGGCAAGGCGCTGCTCATCTCGGAGTGCAACGGTCACATGTACCCCACAAAAGCCTTTGACGATGGTCCCCATCGACAGGAACACGCCCTGCGGCATGTCCGGGTTCAGAACGCCGCCTATGCCAGCGGAGAGCACGCCGGGTGCTTCGGCTGGTGCATGTTCGATTACCAGACCCACAAGGACTTTGGCTCCGGAGACCGTATCTGCTACCACGGCGTGCTGGACAGCTTCCGCAACCCGAAGCTGGCGGCGGCGGTCTATGCCAGTCAGGGCGATGCTGACCCGGTGCTGGTGGTCAGCTCTTCCATGGACATCGGCGACAACCCCGCCGGGCAGTTGGGCACAGCCTACGTTTTCAGCAATGCCCAGCAGGTAAGGCTTTACAAAAACGATGTGTTTGTCACTGCCCTGCGCCAAAGCGAGTGGACAGCGCTGCCCCATCCGCCCTTTGTGATGGACGACACCATCGGCGAGCTGCTGGAAACGCAGGAACACTTTTCTCCCTCCAAGGCAGCCGCTGTGCGGGATTGCCTGCTGGCTGCTGGGAAATACGGCTTGGCAGGACTGCCGATGGCCTACAAGGTCAAATTCGGCTGGTGTATGCTGCGCTACAAAATGAGCTTTGAAGATGGCGTGGCGCTTTACGGCAAATATGTGGGCAACTGGGGCGGCGAAGCCACCCGCTGGCGGTTCGACGCCGTGCAGGACGGCAACGTGGTGCGCAGCGTGACCCTTTGCCCCAGTGCAAAGCTGCACTTGGAGGTCAAGGCCAGCCGGACGGCTCTTCAGGAAAAAGACACTTACGATATGGCGGCTGTCCGGGTGCGCATTCTGGACGAGAACGACACCCCTGCCCCCTACGCACAGTTCCCGGTGCAGTTTACGGTAGAGGGAAACGCCGCCCTTGTGGGTCCGCAGACCGCCGTGGCAGAAGGCGGCATGACCGGAACCTATCTGCGCACCGTGGGCACTGCCGGAGAAGCCCTGCTGACCGTTTCTGCCCCGCAGACCCAGCCCGTTGTGCTGCGGTTCACCATTGAAAAGGAGGATGCTGTATGGAACTGA
- a CDS encoding TetR/AcrR family transcriptional regulator — protein MQEKLDALVRTQAMQLFRQQGLHFTMQQVAEPLHISKKTIYTVYPSKEALLLDMVDHAFADIHRCKQEILAGGGTLQEKLRAVIIAMPTEYAALDLRQMKELDEKYPVVAARVRSQLENGWEPTMALLEQAVAEGVMRPVSLPVLRQMITASIESFLADRSLAESGVQYVAVLEEMISILLEGVLPR, from the coding sequence ATGCAGGAAAAGCTCGATGCGCTGGTGCGCACACAGGCCATGCAGCTGTTCCGTCAACAGGGGCTGCATTTCACCATGCAACAGGTGGCAGAGCCGCTGCACATCAGCAAAAAGACCATCTACACCGTTTACCCCTCCAAGGAGGCCCTTCTGCTGGACATGGTAGACCACGCCTTTGCGGACATCCACCGCTGCAAGCAGGAAATTCTGGCGGGCGGCGGTACTTTGCAGGAAAAGCTCCGGGCAGTCATCATTGCCATGCCGACGGAATACGCCGCGCTGGACCTGCGGCAGATGAAGGAACTGGACGAGAAATACCCGGTGGTAGCGGCACGGGTTCGCAGTCAGCTGGAAAACGGGTGGGAGCCCACCATGGCGCTGTTGGAGCAGGCTGTGGCTGAAGGGGTCATGCGTCCGGTGTCCCTGCCGGTGCTGCGGCAGATGATCACTGCATCCATCGAGAGTTTTCTGGCAGACCGCAGTCTGGCAGAAAGCGGGGTGCAGTATGTGGCTGTACTGGAAGAAATGATCTCGATTTTACTGGAAGGAGTGCTGCCGCGATGA